In a single window of the Flavivirga spongiicola genome:
- a CDS encoding DOMON domain-containing protein translates to MYKLNATYFWVKTINFLFVFIISILANDEINAQSKTQENILNIYINNHTKENIKVKPATYVDSALNNPNDIDKKWRTEIAIPLAPFKTSFSQKKALKDDFWPMNFSRVHWEFQLEKGKYQRKTNYVRYS, encoded by the coding sequence ATGTATAAATTAAATGCGACATATTTTTGGGTTAAAACTATAAACTTTCTTTTCGTATTTATAATTTCTATTTTAGCCAATGATGAAATAAACGCCCAAAGTAAAACACAAGAAAATATTCTCAATATATATATAAACAATCATACAAAAGAAAATATAAAGGTTAAACCTGCTACTTATGTTGATAGTGCATTGAACAATCCCAATGACATAGATAAAAAATGGCGTACAGAAATAGCCATTCCATTAGCCCCTTTCAAAACATCTTTTTCTCAAAAAAAAGCTCTCAAAGATGATTTTTGGCCTATGAATTTTTCTAGGGTTCATTGGGAATTTCAATTAGAAAAAGGAAAATATCAACGTAAAACGAATTATGTTCGGTATTCTTAA
- a CDS encoding N(4)-(beta-N-acetylglucosaminyl)-L-asparaginase, translated as MFLIVLNYQNKIISLSIVKPVVISTWNHGIAANNEAWKILANGGHALDAVELGVKTAEANPNVQTVGLGGFPDREGYVTLDACIMDQYNNCGSVAFLQNIKHPVSVARKVMEKTPHVMLVGEGALQFALEEGFEKEDLLTEKSKKAYEAWLLKSEYKPVINIENHDTISMLALDENRNLSGACTTSGASWKMHGRVGDSPIIGAGLFLDNEIGAAAATGMGEAMMKTAGSAMVVELMRHGKSPYEACKEVVERIYKIYKGHPDLEWLQVGFIALNKQGEHGAYCLRSGFNYAIQTKKIKNKLINADFKIQ; from the coding sequence ATGTTTTTAATTGTTCTTAATTACCAAAATAAAATAATTAGTCTGAGCATCGTTAAACCTGTTGTAATTTCTACATGGAATCATGGCATCGCTGCTAACAATGAAGCCTGGAAAATCTTGGCTAATGGAGGTCATGCTTTGGATGCTGTAGAGCTAGGTGTGAAAACAGCTGAAGCAAATCCAAATGTTCAAACCGTTGGATTAGGAGGTTTTCCGGATAGAGAAGGCTATGTCACTTTAGATGCTTGCATTATGGATCAATATAACAATTGTGGTTCGGTAGCATTTTTACAAAACATAAAACACCCTGTTTCTGTGGCGAGAAAAGTTATGGAAAAAACACCACATGTTATGTTAGTGGGCGAAGGTGCTTTGCAGTTTGCATTAGAAGAAGGTTTCGAAAAAGAAGATTTATTAACCGAAAAATCAAAGAAAGCTTACGAAGCATGGCTATTGAAATCGGAATATAAACCTGTAATTAATATCGAAAACCACGATACTATTAGCATGCTGGCCCTGGATGAAAATAGAAATCTTTCTGGAGCTTGTACCACCAGTGGGGCTTCATGGAAAATGCATGGACGTGTTGGAGATTCGCCGATTATCGGTGCCGGGTTATTTTTAGATAACGAGATTGGCGCAGCGGCAGCTACAGGAATGGGAGAAGCCATGATGAAAACAGCTGGTAGTGCGATGGTAGTCGAATTAATGCGTCATGGAAAATCACCCTACGAAGCGTGTAAAGAAGTTGTTGAACGCATATACAAGATTTATAAAGGGCACCCTGATTTAGAATGGTTGCAAGTTGGTTTTATAGCTTTAAATAAACAAGGAGAACACGGGGCTTATTGCTTGCGTTCAGGTTTTAATTATGCCATTCAAACCAAGAAAATTAAAAACAAATTGATTAATGCAGATTTTAAAATACAATAA
- a CDS encoding glycoside hydrolase family 130 protein — translation MKLKLPWQERPQKCHEVVWRYNENPIIKRDAIPTSNSVFNSAVVPFKDGYAGVFRCDNKAVQMNIFAGFSKDGINWDIDHQPIDFKAGDIDKVQGDYKYDPRVVFIEDRYWITWCEGHNGPTIGVGYTFDFIDFFQCENAFLPFNRNGVLFPEKINGKYAMMSRPSDNGHTPFGDIYLSYSPDMKYWGEHRHMMSPTPFKDSAWQCTKIGAGSVPFLTDEGWLMFYHGVITTCSGFRYAMGSAILDKENPNIVKYRTQPYLLTPSKLYEQVGDVPNVIFPCATLQDLEADKVAIYYGAADTVVGLAFGYISEIIEFTKQNSL, via the coding sequence ATGAAACTAAAACTACCCTGGCAAGAGAGACCACAAAAGTGTCATGAAGTCGTATGGAGATATAATGAAAATCCAATAATTAAGAGAGACGCCATACCTACATCAAATAGTGTTTTTAATAGTGCCGTAGTACCTTTTAAAGATGGCTATGCAGGTGTTTTTAGGTGTGACAATAAAGCCGTGCAAATGAATATTTTTGCAGGTTTTAGCAAAGATGGAATCAATTGGGACATAGACCATCAACCTATCGACTTTAAAGCAGGCGACATAGACAAAGTTCAAGGAGATTATAAATACGACCCAAGAGTTGTTTTTATAGAAGATCGTTATTGGATTACTTGGTGCGAAGGACATAACGGTCCTACAATTGGAGTCGGTTACACATTCGATTTTATAGATTTTTTTCAGTGTGAAAATGCTTTTCTCCCTTTTAATAGAAATGGGGTATTGTTTCCAGAAAAGATTAATGGAAAGTATGCGATGATGAGTAGACCAAGCGATAATGGTCATACACCATTTGGTGATATCTATTTAAGCTATAGTCCAGATATGAAATATTGGGGAGAACATCGACATATGATGTCTCCAACACCTTTTAAGGACAGTGCCTGGCAGTGCACAAAAATAGGTGCAGGGTCGGTTCCTTTTTTAACAGATGAAGGCTGGCTTATGTTTTACCATGGCGTTATTACTACATGCAGTGGTTTTAGATATGCTATGGGATCAGCTATTTTAGATAAAGAAAACCCAAATATTGTAAAATATAGAACCCAGCCTTATCTCTTAACGCCTTCAAAATTATATGAACAAGTCGGAGATGTACCTAATGTTATTTTTCCATGTGCCACATTACAAGATTTAGAAGCAGATAAAGTTGCAATCTATTATGGTGCAGCAGACACTGTGGTTGGTTTAGCTTTTGGTTACATAAGTGAGATTATTGAATTTACAAAACAAAATTCTTTATAG
- a CDS encoding GH92 family glycosyl hydrolase: MKNLCVYLFIIVSLFACKKEAQRTANTKMLVDFVNPFIGTDGPGNTYPGATVPFGMVQLSPDIGIPGWDRIAGYFYQDSIITGFSHTHLTGTGAGDLYDILVMPINSRSNKRIQANNFKPFSSFSHNQEKASPGYYTVDLLDYGIKAELTATDRVGIHRYTFPKDENTEIHVDLGYSLNWDKPTHTYIEKVNDSTIQGYRMSTGWARNQKVYFQMQFSKPFSSLSYYKEGEVSVSPTKGNTKVVLKYHIEDDAKIIVKTGLSTTSCKAAAHAIKAETTGFDFDFHRKKALLVWEQELQKVKIQSPDEDKKSIFYTMMYQSMLAPTLLSDRDGGYKAANDENGKYKKGMDTISKAEGFQRYDTFSLWDTFRAAHPLYTITQPERVPDMIKSLLAHYKETDELPVWSMQGSETNMMIGYHAVPVIVDAYFKGFDFDSELAFKACKASAMVNDRQIDIYKELGYIPVDDQHENWSVSKTMEYAYDDWCIAMFAKDLGKQKDYEYFLKRSENWKNLYNENNSWMQPKDTKGHFIKPFIPKEYSPYFCESNAWQYYWFVPHNIDELINKTGGKERFEQKIDSMFSYYPEAHDKLPLFSTGMVGQYAHGNEPSHHVAYLYNYLGKSSKTQKLVRQILEEQYKNEPDGHCGNEDCGQMSSWYIFNSLGFYPVNPAQGIYHIGIPLFEESSIHLPNHKTFKITTTNFSDQNKFVKKVSLNGKPLKRVYITHKEIVNGGVLEFIMSDTPNDDFFKKVEIPEPNKVYN, from the coding sequence ATGAAAAATCTATGCGTTTATCTTTTTATTATTGTTTCTCTATTCGCTTGTAAAAAAGAAGCACAGCGCACAGCTAACACAAAAATGTTAGTCGATTTTGTAAACCCCTTTATTGGTACCGATGGTCCGGGAAACACATATCCTGGAGCTACAGTACCTTTCGGAATGGTACAATTGAGTCCTGATATAGGAATTCCCGGTTGGGATAGAATAGCGGGCTATTTTTACCAAGATTCAATCATTACAGGGTTTTCTCATACACATCTCACAGGAACGGGAGCAGGCGATTTATACGATATCTTGGTCATGCCAATCAATAGTAGATCCAATAAAAGGATACAAGCCAATAATTTTAAACCATTTTCATCTTTTTCACATAACCAGGAAAAAGCATCTCCAGGTTATTATACTGTAGATTTATTAGATTATGGTATAAAAGCCGAGCTAACAGCAACAGATAGAGTTGGAATACATCGTTATACATTTCCAAAAGATGAAAATACAGAAATACATGTCGACTTAGGTTACTCTTTAAATTGGGATAAACCAACCCATACTTACATTGAAAAAGTAAATGACTCTACCATTCAAGGCTATCGTATGTCAACAGGCTGGGCTAGAAATCAAAAAGTGTATTTTCAGATGCAGTTTTCTAAACCATTTTCTTCTCTCAGCTACTATAAAGAAGGTGAGGTGAGTGTTTCCCCTACTAAAGGCAACACTAAAGTTGTACTTAAATATCATATTGAAGATGATGCTAAAATAATCGTCAAAACGGGTTTATCTACTACAAGTTGCAAAGCGGCAGCCCATGCCATAAAGGCAGAAACGACAGGCTTTGATTTTGATTTTCATCGAAAAAAAGCCCTATTGGTTTGGGAACAAGAGCTTCAAAAAGTTAAAATACAATCTCCGGATGAAGACAAAAAAAGCATCTTCTATACCATGATGTATCAATCCATGTTAGCGCCCACATTATTGAGTGACAGAGATGGCGGTTACAAAGCTGCTAATGATGAAAATGGAAAGTATAAGAAAGGCATGGATACGATTTCAAAGGCTGAGGGGTTTCAACGTTACGACACCTTTTCACTGTGGGATACCTTTAGAGCGGCCCATCCTTTATATACTATTACGCAGCCAGAGCGCGTTCCAGATATGATAAAATCACTCTTAGCTCATTATAAAGAAACAGATGAACTTCCTGTTTGGTCCATGCAAGGAAGTGAAACCAATATGATGATTGGCTATCATGCCGTTCCCGTTATTGTAGATGCCTATTTTAAGGGGTTTGATTTTGATTCAGAACTCGCATTTAAAGCTTGTAAAGCCAGTGCGATGGTTAACGATCGGCAAATAGATATATATAAAGAGTTAGGATATATTCCAGTAGATGATCAACATGAAAACTGGTCGGTTTCAAAAACTATGGAGTATGCCTATGATGATTGGTGTATTGCCATGTTTGCTAAAGATTTGGGCAAACAAAAGGATTATGAATATTTCTTGAAACGTTCAGAAAATTGGAAAAACCTATATAATGAGAATAACTCATGGATGCAACCAAAAGACACCAAAGGACATTTTATTAAGCCTTTTATTCCTAAAGAATACTCGCCTTATTTCTGTGAAAGTAATGCGTGGCAATATTACTGGTTTGTGCCACACAATATTGATGAATTAATTAATAAAACAGGTGGAAAAGAACGTTTTGAACAAAAAATAGATTCCATGTTTTCTTATTATCCGGAAGCTCATGATAAACTACCACTATTTAGTACGGGTATGGTTGGGCAATACGCTCATGGAAATGAACCCAGTCATCATGTAGCTTATTTATATAATTATTTAGGAAAATCATCAAAAACACAAAAGTTAGTTCGTCAAATTTTAGAAGAACAATATAAAAATGAACCTGATGGGCATTGTGGAAATGAAGATTGCGGACAAATGTCATCATGGTATATTTTTAATTCATTAGGCTTTTACCCTGTTAATCCAGCACAAGGTATTTATCATATAGGGATCCCTTTATTTGAAGAATCATCAATTCATTTACCTAATCATAAGACATTTAAAATAACAACAACTAACTTCTCTGATCAAAACAAATTTGTGAAAAAAGTTTCTTTAAATGGAAAACCTTTAAAAAGGGTTTATATAACACATAAGGAAATTGTTAATGGCGGTGTTTTGGAGTTTATAATGTCAGATACTCCCAATGATGATTTTTTCAAGAAAGTAGAAATACCCGAACCAAATAAAGTATATAACTAA
- a CDS encoding sensor histidine kinase, with translation MFQKIKDIININDSNNFNITFKHHVIFWLVYFLFTTFRWGSYFNDYEYAFKTTILGFSIHMTLCYFNVYYLMPKFIYTRRYFIYGIALVAALFFMVILKFNLTYFLVSSNVWPEGPGTTSTLTLNYVIEMMLGELYVVTFVTAIKVTFDWIREHKRLLDMEKRQLETELRLLRTQISPHFFFNTLNNIYALTIEKSDKAPKIILKLSELMRYLLYETKQRRQSLTKEIMCLQSYLDLERIRYGDQLKININISGEIGGKEIAPMLLLSFIENSFKHGANKNVGEVNINIDFNVIEDFLHFRISNPIPTEKNNNIVKTTTGGIGIGNVKKRLELGYNEGEYYLDINNDGKEYVVNLKIKV, from the coding sequence ATGTTTCAAAAAATTAAGGATATTATTAATATAAATGATAGCAATAATTTTAATATTACGTTTAAGCATCATGTTATATTTTGGTTGGTCTATTTTTTGTTTACCACATTTAGATGGGGGAGTTATTTTAATGACTATGAATATGCTTTTAAAACAACGATTTTAGGGTTTTCTATTCATATGACATTATGTTATTTTAACGTTTACTACTTAATGCCTAAGTTTATTTATACACGTAGATACTTTATCTATGGTATAGCCCTAGTTGCTGCTTTGTTTTTTATGGTCATATTAAAATTCAATTTAACATACTTTTTAGTTAGTAGTAATGTGTGGCCGGAAGGTCCTGGAACAACTTCTACATTGACTTTAAATTATGTTATTGAAATGATGTTAGGAGAGTTGTATGTTGTAACTTTTGTAACAGCTATAAAAGTAACATTTGATTGGATTAGAGAGCATAAAAGGCTTCTGGATATGGAAAAACGGCAACTAGAAACGGAGTTACGATTATTAAGAACCCAGATTTCACCACATTTTTTCTTTAATACTTTAAATAATATTTATGCACTAACGATTGAGAAATCTGATAAAGCCCCAAAAATCATTCTTAAATTATCGGAATTAATGAGGTATCTTTTGTATGAAACAAAACAAAGAAGGCAGAGCTTAACTAAAGAAATAATGTGTCTTCAAAGTTATCTGGATTTGGAACGTATTCGATACGGGGATCAGTTAAAAATAAATATAAATATTTCTGGAGAAATAGGAGGTAAAGAAATAGCCCCAATGCTCTTGTTATCTTTTATAGAAAACTCTTTTAAACATGGAGCTAATAAAAATGTTGGAGAGGTAAATATAAATATAGATTTTAATGTTATTGAAGATTTTCTTCACTTTAGAATTTCAAATCCTATTCCGACTGAAAAAAATAATAATATTGTAAAAACGACGACGGGGGGAATTGGTATTGGGAATGTTAAAAAAAGATTAGAATTAGGTTATAATGAAGGTGAATATTACCTTGATATCAATAATGATGGTAAAGAATACGTTGTGAATCTTAAAATTAAAGTATGA